One Polycladomyces zharkentensis genomic region harbors:
- the xseB gene encoding exodeoxyribonuclease VII small subunit, producing MAEANEARQSVESLPFEEAMKRLETVVEQLESGEVPLEEAIRLFEEGMRLANHCGKTLDRVEQQVEMLVRENGDWVKKPFGTEEDLD from the coding sequence ATGGCGGAGGCGAATGAAGCGCGTCAGTCCGTTGAATCCCTTCCTTTCGAGGAAGCGATGAAACGGCTGGAAACGGTGGTGGAACAGCTGGAGAGCGGAGAAGTACCGCTGGAAGAGGCGATCCGGCTGTTTGAGGAAGGGATGCGGCTGGCCAACCATTGCGGCAAGACATTGGATCGGGTGGAACAACAAGTGGAAATGCTGGTGCGTGAAAACGGCGATTGGGTGAAAAAGCCTTTTGGGACGGAGGAGGACTTGGACTGA
- the xseA gene encoding exodeoxyribonuclease VII large subunit produces the protein MLELLEENERPVFSVSDLVGYLRMHVEEDPVLSQVWVRGEISNFHHHHRGHMYFTLKDECSKIRAVMFAGHNRRLRFVPKDGDDVLVRGYLSVYERDGQVQLYVQEMQPNGVGELYVAFQQLKDRLEQEGLFDPEHKKPLPFYPRRVGVVTAPGGAVIRDIITTIRRRSPNIDILLHPVPVQGEGAARAIAAAVDNLNACGEVDVIIVGRGGGSLEELWAFNEEVVARSIFRSRIPVVSAVGHETDVTIADFVADVRAATPTAAAELVSPRWEELHDRLAACQQRLVNAMRRRLHFSRDRLERLKKRSGLRQPDSRLIQYEQRLDDLVHDLLRAMTSHLRDGRRDLERQAYRLWVHRPAERVREYRAQLQQWKKNCISHMQQRCRVYRADWDRLVDQLDALSPLRVMRRGYSLVYRYRGKELIRSVRQVEPGDLLDVRIADGRLQCQVWKKEESADGGGE, from the coding sequence ATGTTGGAGTTGCTGGAAGAAAACGAGCGCCCCGTTTTTTCGGTGTCCGATTTGGTCGGATATTTACGGATGCATGTGGAAGAAGATCCCGTCCTTTCCCAGGTGTGGGTCCGGGGCGAGATTTCCAACTTCCATCACCACCACCGGGGGCATATGTATTTTACGTTAAAGGACGAGTGCAGCAAAATCCGGGCGGTGATGTTTGCCGGACACAACCGCCGCCTTCGTTTTGTGCCGAAGGACGGGGACGACGTGCTTGTTCGCGGGTATTTGTCCGTGTACGAACGGGACGGGCAAGTACAGCTGTATGTACAGGAGATGCAACCCAACGGGGTGGGCGAGCTGTATGTGGCATTCCAGCAACTGAAAGACCGCTTGGAACAGGAAGGTCTGTTCGATCCCGAACACAAGAAGCCGCTTCCTTTTTACCCGCGGCGGGTGGGGGTGGTCACCGCCCCGGGGGGTGCCGTCATCCGGGATATCATCACCACGATCCGGCGACGCTCCCCCAACATTGACATTCTGCTCCATCCCGTTCCCGTGCAGGGGGAAGGCGCGGCCCGGGCGATTGCGGCCGCCGTCGACAATTTGAATGCATGCGGAGAAGTGGACGTGATCATTGTCGGCAGGGGAGGCGGTTCGCTGGAGGAGTTGTGGGCATTCAACGAAGAAGTGGTGGCACGAAGCATTTTCCGCTCCCGGATTCCCGTCGTTTCCGCCGTGGGACATGAGACCGATGTGACCATCGCCGATTTTGTCGCCGATGTCAGAGCGGCGACCCCCACCGCGGCGGCTGAACTCGTTTCTCCGCGATGGGAGGAATTGCACGATCGTCTCGCCGCCTGCCAACAACGTTTGGTGAACGCGATGCGTCGGCGGCTCCATTTCAGCAGGGACCGGTTGGAGAGATTGAAAAAACGGTCGGGCCTTCGTCAACCGGACTCCCGTTTGATCCAGTACGAACAGCGTCTGGACGATCTGGTTCACGATCTGCTGCGGGCGATGACATCACATCTGCGGGACGGACGGCGCGACCTGGAACGGCAGGCATACCGATTGTGGGTTCACCGGCCGGCCGAGCGGGTTCGCGAATATCGCGCCCAATTGCAACAATGGAAAAAGAACTGCATCTCCCACATGCAGCAACGCTGTCGCGTATACCGGGCCGATTGGGACCGGTTGGTGGATCAGTTGGATGCGCTCAGCCCGTTGCGGGTGATGCGCCGCGGCTACTCGCTGGTATATCGTTATCGCGGAAAGGAACTGATCCGAAGCGTGCGACAAGTGGAGCCGGGCGATTTGCTCGATGTGCGCATCGCGGACGGTCGATTGCAGTGTCAAGTATGGAAAAAGGAGGAGTCGGCTGATGGCGGAGGCGAATGA
- the folD gene encoding bifunctional methylenetetrahydrofolate dehydrogenase/methenyltetrahydrofolate cyclohydrolase FolD, with translation MTQSAILIDGKAVAASIRQELKEQVSRMKERGVHPGLAVILVGNDPASETYVRGKVRACAEVGIHSELIRLPESVSEEELLKHVHRLNGDARIHGILVQLPLPKHISEEKVIDAIVPEKDVDGFHPISVGNLVIGKPGFLPCTPHGIMELLRRYEIPLAGKHAVVIGRSNIVGKPVSLLLQRENATVTMCHSKTVDLPSVARQADILIAAVGKPHLVTREYVKPGAVVIDVGINRTPEGKLVGDVHFEEVREVASYITPVPGGVGPMTIAMLLVNTVQSAQRLLD, from the coding sequence TTGACACAATCAGCGATCCTCATTGACGGAAAAGCGGTGGCGGCGTCGATTCGCCAAGAGTTGAAAGAACAAGTGAGCCGGATGAAAGAGCGGGGGGTTCATCCAGGATTGGCCGTGATTCTGGTCGGGAATGATCCTGCTTCGGAAACCTATGTGCGCGGCAAAGTGCGGGCCTGTGCCGAAGTGGGCATCCACTCCGAGTTGATCCGGTTGCCGGAATCGGTATCGGAAGAGGAATTGTTGAAACATGTGCATCGGTTGAACGGGGATGCGCGCATTCATGGCATATTGGTGCAGCTGCCGTTGCCGAAGCATATTTCGGAAGAAAAAGTGATCGACGCGATCGTGCCGGAAAAGGATGTGGACGGATTCCACCCGATCAGTGTCGGAAACTTGGTCATCGGCAAGCCGGGGTTTTTGCCCTGTACGCCGCATGGGATCATGGAGTTGCTGCGACGTTATGAAATTCCGCTCGCCGGGAAGCATGCGGTGGTGATCGGCCGCAGCAATATCGTGGGCAAACCGGTTTCATTGTTGTTACAGCGGGAAAATGCCACCGTGACGATGTGCCATTCCAAAACGGTGGATCTGCCTTCTGTCGCACGTCAGGCGGACATCCTGATCGCCGCGGTAGGCAAACCGCATTTGGTGACGCGGGAGTACGTCAAGCCGGGAGCGGTGGTGATCGACGTGGGCATCAACCGTACACCGGAAGGGAAATTGGTTGGGGATGTCCACTTTGAAGAGGTACGTGAAGTCGCCTCGTATATCACTCCGGTTCCGGGCGGCGTAGGTCCGATGACGATCGCCATGCTCCTGGTCAACACGGTGCAGTCTGCCCAACGATTGTTGGACTGA
- a CDS encoding NCS2 family permease, giving the protein MSWQTVLGAVFIFGVVFFILTVTGVRRKLMEAIPGVLQSAIGVGIGLFIAFIGLKNAGIIVKNEEAFVSLGSVTKTGPLLAILGLILAAFLMSKRVKGAFMISILLVTTAAMAAGDTPVPKRLEDIMTFSIPGISETFLRMDVTAALKYGIFSIIFSFTIVELFDNLATLIALAKKAGLTDEKGNIPNLNRALSADAVGTLASASFGSTTLNAYIENATGVAEGGRTGLSALVVAGMFLLCLFFAPLVTLIPTTATAPILVLVGALMLGEIKHIAFDDYTEVVPAFLTILMMPLTYSIAEGLAFGFLSYTLLKALTGRAKEVHWITYVITAAFVVNFALHG; this is encoded by the coding sequence TTGAGCTGGCAAACTGTCCTGGGTGCGGTTTTCATCTTTGGGGTCGTGTTTTTCATTCTCACCGTGACGGGCGTACGCCGAAAATTGATGGAAGCGATCCCTGGCGTACTCCAATCCGCCATCGGTGTAGGGATCGGCTTGTTTATCGCGTTCATCGGCTTGAAAAACGCCGGTATCATTGTAAAGAACGAAGAAGCTTTTGTTTCTCTAGGCTCCGTCACGAAAACAGGCCCGCTGTTGGCCATCCTCGGCCTGATCCTGGCAGCTTTTCTCATGTCAAAACGGGTCAAAGGAGCTTTCATGATCAGCATCCTCTTGGTCACAACGGCAGCAATGGCGGCAGGCGACACACCCGTTCCCAAAAGGTTGGAAGACATCATGACTTTCTCCATTCCCGGCATATCCGAAACTTTTTTGCGTATGGACGTAACTGCGGCTTTGAAATACGGGATTTTTTCCATCATTTTTTCCTTTACCATTGTCGAATTGTTCGACAACCTGGCCACCTTGATCGCCTTGGCCAAAAAGGCTGGTTTGACGGATGAAAAGGGAAACATCCCCAACCTGAACCGAGCTCTTTCGGCGGATGCTGTCGGTACCTTGGCCAGTGCTTCGTTCGGATCCACCACCCTGAACGCCTACATCGAAAACGCTACCGGCGTCGCGGAGGGTGGAAGGACCGGGTTGTCGGCTTTGGTCGTGGCCGGTATGTTTCTTCTCTGTTTGTTTTTCGCCCCTTTGGTGACGTTGATTCCCACCACGGCCACCGCGCCGATTCTGGTCCTGGTGGGAGCATTGATGCTCGGCGAAATCAAACACATCGCCTTTGACGATTACACCGAAGTGGTTCCCGCCTTTCTCACTATCTTAATGATGCCCCTCACCTACAGCATTGCGGAGGGGTTGGCCTTCGGGTTTCTCTCCTATACGCTGCTGAAAGCACTGACGGGGAGGGCGAAGGAAGTCCACTGGATCACGTATGTGATCACTGCGGCGTTTGTCGTCAACTTTGCACTTCATGGATGA
- the ade gene encoding adenine deaminase yields the protein MTKESLTRRIAVAAGREPADVIIRNGQIIDVFNARIIHGDLAVVDGVFVGIGRFEGREVIDADGRYVCPGLIDGHVHVESAMVTPSEMAKVLLPHGVTCIIADPHEICNVAGIEGLRFMLEDSESIPMDVYFMLPSCVPATAFENAGAELNADILTPWLNHPRVLGLGEVMDFPAVMKAQEDMIEKLLAVHSRMDGRIDGHAAGLDTTGINVYAAAGIRTDHECVTAEEAEIRLERGMYLMIREGSVAKDLKALLPVVTERNARRCLFVTDDKHLDDLLEEGSIDHNIRLAVEQGLPPLTAIQMATLNAAECFGLPRKGAIAPGYDADFLLLEDLDPFTVSEVYKAGTLVAKKGKVVRNRFEFRASPPARITQSVRLPDLTRDQLKIPLKSKKARLIGIIPDSLVTRHLVEEVTVVDGFFQTSVEKDQLKLAVIERHRQTGSIGLGIVKGLGLRKGAIASTVAHDSHNLIIAGTNDEDMIMAAREIRRMQGGLIVVADGRTLASLPLPIGGLMADREAREVVEELHRLNRALDNIGTFSFNPFLTLSFLALPVIPELKLTDRGLFDVVKFRHIEVEAEEAKVEVLLEDGI from the coding sequence CTGACGAAAGAATCCCTCACCCGACGAATTGCGGTTGCCGCCGGACGGGAACCTGCGGACGTCATCATTCGTAACGGCCAAATCATCGACGTGTTCAACGCCCGGATCATCCACGGGGACCTGGCCGTGGTGGACGGGGTGTTTGTGGGAATCGGCCGGTTTGAGGGACGTGAAGTGATCGATGCGGACGGAAGGTATGTCTGCCCCGGTCTGATCGACGGGCATGTCCATGTGGAATCGGCGATGGTCACCCCTTCCGAAATGGCCAAGGTACTGCTCCCGCACGGGGTGACGTGCATCATCGCCGATCCCCATGAAATCTGCAACGTGGCGGGAATCGAAGGGCTTCGGTTTATGCTCGAAGATTCGGAATCGATCCCCATGGACGTCTATTTCATGCTCCCTTCCTGCGTTCCCGCCACCGCCTTTGAAAACGCCGGAGCCGAACTGAATGCCGACATATTGACTCCTTGGCTGAATCACCCGCGGGTTCTCGGGCTGGGAGAAGTGATGGATTTCCCCGCGGTCATGAAAGCACAGGAAGACATGATCGAGAAACTTCTCGCCGTCCACAGCCGCATGGATGGCCGGATTGACGGCCACGCTGCCGGATTGGACACAACAGGGATCAATGTGTACGCCGCCGCAGGGATCCGTACCGATCACGAATGCGTTACAGCGGAGGAAGCGGAAATCCGGCTGGAACGAGGAATGTATCTCATGATCCGGGAAGGCTCCGTCGCCAAGGATCTGAAGGCGCTCCTGCCTGTGGTGACGGAACGGAATGCCCGACGCTGCCTGTTCGTCACAGACGACAAACACTTGGACGATCTGTTGGAAGAAGGAAGCATTGATCACAACATCCGGCTGGCTGTCGAGCAAGGCCTCCCGCCACTCACCGCCATTCAGATGGCCACCCTCAACGCCGCCGAATGCTTCGGACTTCCCCGTAAAGGAGCGATCGCCCCGGGGTATGATGCGGACTTTCTCCTGTTGGAGGATCTTGATCCCTTCACCGTATCCGAAGTGTACAAAGCCGGGACGCTGGTGGCCAAGAAAGGAAAGGTGGTCCGGAATCGATTTGAATTTCGGGCTTCTCCACCGGCCAGAATCACCCAAAGCGTGCGTCTGCCCGATCTGACCCGGGATCAATTGAAGATTCCCTTGAAAAGCAAGAAGGCCCGGCTCATCGGTATCATTCCTGACAGCTTGGTAACCCGTCATCTGGTGGAGGAGGTCACGGTTGTCGACGGATTTTTCCAAACGTCGGTGGAAAAGGATCAACTGAAACTGGCCGTCATCGAACGGCACAGACAGACAGGCTCCATCGGGTTGGGTATCGTCAAGGGACTCGGGTTACGGAAAGGAGCGATCGCCTCCACCGTTGCCCATGATTCCCACAACCTGATCATCGCGGGGACCAATGATGAGGACATGATCATGGCCGCCAGGGAAATCCGACGGATGCAAGGGGGCCTCATCGTTGTGGCCGACGGAAGGACGCTGGCTTCCCTGCCTCTCCCGATCGGCGGACTCATGGCCGACCGGGAGGCAAGAGAAGTGGTGGAGGAACTGCACCGGCTGAATCGCGCTTTGGACAACATTGGCACCTTCTCTTTCAATCCCTTTTTGACGCTCTCCTTTCTGGCCCTTCCGGTCATCCCGGAATTAAAATTGACCGACCGGGGACTTTTTGACGTGGTGAAATTCCGACATATTGAAGTGGAGGCGGAAGAGGCGAAAGTGGAGGTACTGTTGGAGGATGGTATCTAA